The following is a genomic window from Patagioenas fasciata isolate bPatFas1 chromosome 1, bPatFas1.hap1, whole genome shotgun sequence.
AGCAGACTACACTGACAGGGCATCTCTCACTCTGTGAGGAGCAGACCACGAACCAGAAATCTTAGCCAGAACTACTGATAAGAGTTCCTCCTTACTTAtctactattattatttttccaagtTCATACTTTTCACCTACAACCATTTTGTCATCAGTGTTTCCTGGATCCACACATGGAAGCTGAGAACAAAACCATTTTACATAATTGCTGGATTAAACATGTGCCCTGGTCATGCTTTTTACACTTCTAGCACCCAAATATTTAAGTTTCTTACTTGATTGGAAAGCCAACCAATGTATCCAACTTGTCCCTCATGTATCTGCTGTAGGAAAAGCGCTTTAGATGAACTACCAGTACAGGGGGCAGTGACCACAAGTCTAACTTCTTGGTAGCTTGCTGATGTTCTTTACAGTTTGGACAATacctagaagaaaaaaatatcaattaaAAATAACTCCAGTCTGTATGTATGTTAAAATACATTTCCACAGAGAAAGCCAGTAACATGAGACAACTGAATGAGCAAAAGCTGAAACAAAGACATGTATTCCATCTTCTGTTACTAATGCCATTTATATCACTTCCAGTTTAAAATGTGAGGTGCTAGTGTGCAAGTGCACTGACAGTAAAGCTCAACAGTATTCTGAACACAAAATTAAAACCCGGCAGTACAGGATTCTTGTCTCCTATAGTAGTCCCTGTATCTTTAGTTGAAAAAcagtttcttctcattttattaaaaaaaccaaaacaaaccattaTGAAAATACTTCAGGACAGCTGACTATATGAAAAGTCATAAATAACTGTCATTCTTCCAAGTTTCAATTTTCAAATTCATCTGCCTCCCAACCCATCCCACCTACCACTAAAAGTGGGTAACAGTGACTACTGGAACCTGAAAAACTCCTTACTAAAAACTACTTGCCTCCCTAGTAAGCAAGTATTACACAGGCTGTGACTTGTAAATTTCTGTTCCCTGCCACGCATACTTGAGTCTTTCAAGAACTATGGCTCAAGGGAGAAAGGTAAGTAAGAACAATGCATAAAAGCAAGTCTTCTCTGAAGTAGCCCACACATATTCTACATCTTGGTATCTAGCAAGTAAAcatctatgaaaaaaaaagagatgagccCTAATTAAAAAGGGGATGAACTCTCATAGATTAGACCTGCGAAGACCTGACAAATGAACAAAGAGTGTGGTTAATGACCTGTGGAGAGATCTCTCTAGTAGCAACTGCTCCAGTGCATTTTGTAGTTTAAATACTCTACTTAAAAGGTGCTGCAAAAAATGGAAGCACTTCACCATACTTGAGTTATATGGTATCTCAAATAGTCTATCCAGTGTTGTATAATCTGgtcaagacaggaaaaaaacggCCATAATTTGGAAGTCAGCCCCCCTACCTTGACCAAACAAGGGAAAAATCTCTGGTGATAAAGTCTGGAAGTCTCCAAAAGacttcacaaaagaaaaagtgGCAGACCCTCTTTTTAAACTTAATTCTGAGCTTCAGGTGTTGATGAAGGATCCTTATCTGCTAGAAAATTCCTGGAGAAGAAGGATCTTACAGGAGCTTCCTATAATTGTGAATATTCAGATATGATTCTAAATCATAGTTTGGAAGAACTATCAATCAGAATAAAATCTCTGCCAAAAACTTAATGTTTGGAACATTAACTTGGGAGGTTCTACTCACAACAGACATCCCTCATCTCACAAACCCTCTCGTGTAAGCACACCTCTATTTGACACAACAATGCAAGGTAAGTTAGGTATTTGCATAAAAATTCTTCAGTATGCACCAACCTTTCTCATTTGAGAAAGGAGTATTTGTTTAAACCACTGCATTGGATTTGGCACAATATTATTTATTTGCTGTGGATCACAGCTCACAGACTTGAATACCTTATGGATCAGCCTCTTCCCCCTAATTCTAAATGCATTAATTGTCTCCCATACAAACACAACCTTCTGTATATTGTAACAGTTTTAGTTAAGCAACGTATCAAAATAGAAAACACTGAGAATTTTTAACTATGCTTTGAAATACAAGATTCAAAATACCATTAAGAAATCAATTAGGTATCTCTGCTAACATTCAAGTCTGGTTTTGATTACATTTTGAGAAACACACCATAGAACGTAACAATTTTATGTTTTTGTCCTTACCATGGGTCTTCAGCACCTAGTTTTTCCTTTGTTGTGAACAGCTCAATGCAATCTTTTAATTTCACAAAAGGCTTTTTGGGAGGCTTATATTCCACACTTTCATGTTTTTCAAAATCCTAAAGAGAAGTATTTCTTGAGTTAAGAgaacaaatgaaataaaactcATTTTAGTGATGTCGTCTTACTATAAACAGTAACTACAAAGCTCCTACATATGGAAAAACTCATCAGAAACCATTCAAGCAAAAAGCTTTCACAGCTTCAGATTTACTTCCAAATTAGTAAGCCTAAAATTTCCTAATTACTTAGATGTGTAAACGAATTTTATTTATGACAACATATTTACTACAAATAATGTGAAAAAAGATATATAGCTTCTTCTTTTGAAGACTTACAATCTCTTATGTCACATTAATGAAGTTGTATTTTTCACATTTAAGTTTTATTGGTGCTGGAAAGGGGAGCAACATAAACAGCTTACCTCTGCTGCACTATCATCAAAATATCTTTTCTTCAATTCAGGATCCCAATCCAAAGCAAGGAAAGATCTTTCTaagattaaaaacatgttttttcttAATACTATTTCTTGCTTTACATGAAACTGTATTAACTTTGGGCAATCACTCTTCAAAATAAATTACACAATGCTAGCATGAATTTAAGATGAAAAATTGCAGCACACACCATTTCTGCATTTCTAATGATTAATTACAATAACAAAGTAATTCTTTATAGAGAATTTACTGTTGGAAAAAAAGATATACCAAATAGTACACAGAGAGAATGAAACACTATTCTATGTAAGTGGAGTCAGAAAAAAGAATCAGAGTCAAACGTTGTCCGAGCTGTTCCCCATAACTTACCGTCAAGCCTAGGTTGCCTATCATCGAATCTAATATGCCTGGTATCATCTTTGATGTAGTTTATGTCAGTATTGCCTAAATTATTGAACTGGAATGTAAACAATCGCTTTTTGTGTCCCGTGAGTGGTTGACCTTTGCAAGTATCCTCAGTACACAATCCATTTTCGGAGTCATTGTCACCTCCAACTGAGTCTTCTGACTGGCTGTTTTCATTCTCTGAAGGAAGTTCCTGATCCTGGCTGGATTCGTCATCTTGTTCATCTGTTTCCATTTCACCTGAAACAgttggaagaaggaggaagaaatgaggaagaaaaaataattgaaagacACTACAGAACTGACTTCAGTTTCAAATTGAACACAAAATACTGAACCAGTCCAGATATTCCAGTCTTACTTGGCGATCCTTCTTCGTGTATTCCATTTGGGCCATTTCCATTGATACCATGGTCCTTACAGCAATGTAGGGATCCTTCGGTGTCTTCACTTTCAGTACATGTTTTTACATATCGGCTAAACATAACAAATGAAAGCAACAGTTAGAATCAATGGATGATTTAAAAACATTTACGTTGTTCAAAGCAGATAATTAAATGGTTACAGCAAATCCATTCCAGTGTACTGTATTCCTGCGCTCCTTTCTGATTTATTCTAAATGAATAGTTTTATTGACTAACATGTCTACTGTTACAGACACATCCAAAATTCTGCTTGTCCATGATCTTGTGTTTTTGGCAGTTCTTGATTTCATGCAACTTAAATCTCTGTGTTAGTCTCTGTCCAGAAATCACTTATCTATCTGTTCATTAACCATATACATTTtttttatgcagaaaaaaatatgggTTCACTTACTGAGAAAGTTACATCAACAGAAAGTGAAAGAGAAATTTTAACTGGAGGTTGTACAATTTCTTCCACATAATGACACCTATTCCAGTGTAGTTTCAGAAAGTTTCTACCATGTATATTTACAACATAAATTAGTATATAAACTTGTATAGTAGAGACAGGAGATATAACCATAGCAGAAGTATTGgtaaaacatttccattttaccAAGCCCTAACAAACACCTTTGTATACAGCAGAATTAATTCCCCTAAACTGACAATACAGATTGACTCTCCATGATCTTCTGGAATATTTTTTGCATGAGGTCATgctaacaaaaaaatcaaaataaaaatccagaatAGTTCACATCTAAAATTTTAGCCACTTTTTGATTTACTATATTtaacagaaagcaaataaaagactAAGTACTCAAATCTAACTGGCTGTTAGCAACACATGTAAAAATAAGTGCCTAGTGATTCCAACTCTTAGGATTATAAATGACAAAcgtgttttttctttaaacaataaTCTTACCACATTCTTAGCAGCAGCAGGTTATACAATTTATCTTCAGTATTGTTTCTAGGCACtgctatgaggaaaggttgaccAAATAGTGAAGAACCACTATGGCTGTAGCTAGTGTGCCTGCACTTTTCCCTTAAACAAACAGGAATTATAACTTGTTCTGTATCTTCTGTTCTATTGATTGGAATTTCaaatctaaaagaaaaacaatcagaaATACAAAGGACAAAGgttacaaaggggaaaaaattaaaaataatacaacCCCCAAGGTTTGTCTTTATGTCTAGATTTTGAACTTTTGCAAATAACTAAACAGGCTGCAAAGAGACATGTACTTACACATAAATGTCATCACGTTCCATAATATTACTTAGATTTTCATCCATGCCAAATATCCTGTGGAACCTGTGATTGTATATATCAGTAACAATCATCTAGAAAGAAAATGGGAGTATACATCATTAAACCAGGCTGATACGTGTCAAAATGTTTGTTGTTGTGCTTCGTAAGAAATCACTCTTACCTTATCTGCAGGAACACCAGACAAAGCAGACAATGCTGTGCAAAGATCCAATATATTTCCAATTTTGGGAACAACTACTTtgtactaaaaaaataaaaatgccatgTTAATTTCTTAAGAGAACAAatatacatgagaaaaaaaaaccccaaacaacttaTCACATGTTCAAGATACTTCAcatatttctttcagattcttgaACTTAAGGTGTAAAGTATGTAAATCAACTAACACAAATTCTGAAAGTTGCTGAAGATGTAGTAGTTAAGTTCACAACTTTactcatacaaacacacacattttgaATACTACATTTATTAGTTTATACAAtgcatttttaatgttattttacttTCTCCATAAGAAGACTAACAGCACCAACTACTTAGATTTATATTTCAACAGCACCTACTTATTTAAGCATTTAAATAGTATGCATGCTATGGGCTAGGTTCTTAAATTTGGAATACAACACAAGTAGTTTACAAAGTATTGTTGGGGAAAAGAGCAATGGCAGGCAATGGGTAAAGACTGAATTCTAATTTCACATGCAGAGAGAGAACCTGACGATTAACAAATAAAACCTCTCTGTGGCTTCCCTTAGTGCTGTACACCTGCAGTTGGTAATGAAATTCCACACAGGACTCTTACCTGTTATTTGCATAACAAATAAAGACAGGATTAATTAGAAATGAGGTATTTTAACTTTGTAATGAATTGCCAAGTACAGCATGTGTTCGGTATCTCCTTAAGTCTTAGAGTTACTTAGATTCACAAGAGCTCTACCGAACCCGAGCTCTTCCCAAACTCTATTTATCCCTGCAGAACCATCTCACACGTCACACATGGTCACCTTTAACTACTGTGTGTCCCTCATGCGAACCTGTTCTCACAAATAATTAAATTTCTGGCAGGCTCATCTCCCACTAGTTACTACATGTTCATTTATCTTTGACTTCCCTAACTTATATTGCCTTCAAGAACACtcccttttccccatttcttctgACAATACTCTGATTTTACATGTTAAAGCCTTTTTGCAAGTCTTCCTAACTGCTCATGTCTTTCTTATTTAACCTATCCTTGCTTACCCCATAATGTACAGCTAGAACCATTTCATCCTTATTTTGTTACCATAACCTATGTACATTGTTTCATGCCATTCTAGGGTCTATAATACCATCCTTCCTTAAAAAAAGGCACAAGAGATAGCCTTTACAAAGAAATCTcatctgaatttttttctttttactattttGTACAATTAGCACAGAATAATTCAGGACTACATAATATATTTAGTAcgctgcttgcctttttttttttttttgcacacctTATTACCAATATTTGCCTTTTGAGGGTAAGAAACTGAGGAATTCAGTTTGGATTAAGTGTATAAACATTGTTTTTATAACCATACAAATTAATGATAGAAACCCTAAGATGATAAATTAGGAGAGCATACATTTTAAAGATTAGGAAGCGTCATTAATACAACCATAAAGAAATTACCAATATCTTCCTTGAAACTCACAGAAATATAAGAAGGTATATACAATCTTCCTCAGGCTTTCTAAGTAGGACTTTAGAACACATACCAGAAAACCAAAGCTTTTTGGATTTGTTTATTGTACTTCTAAATTTAAAAAACGTAAAGGAACTCAGGTTCATTGTTAATGCCACGTGAATCAGGAGTTTTGTACATTAACTGAGAGGCTTACCTGCATAGGCTTTGCAAGTGGGTCCATTCTAACTAAATACACTTCCAAAGTGCGTTCTTTTTTCATGGGCAATGGAAGCGTCAAGTAACAAAAGGGATCAAAGGTTACAGATATCTTAGCGCATTCAGGACAAACTAGGGTGGATTTAAAAAGGCCGTGAAATATATCTACAATGATGGAATCATTTCTTTTCAAATGGTTTTCCCAGGCTTCTTCAGCAACCACCTGTAATTAAAGCATGAGCTGGGTTATGACAAAGTAGCAGGAAATGAATAGAGAGAATTACTAGTAATAGTACTCTCAACATTCTCAGCTACCACCTAAACATATTAATCTCCCTCCAAAGGACTCTGTAAGATATGTTACTATCAGGATCACAGGATAAAAGGTGTAAGGTTTTCCCAGGACAGAGATTCCACCAGTGTTATTGCATAGTCTGAGAGAGACCTGAAGTGGCTTGAGGCAAGACAAAAGCTAAAACTAAAAATTCCATCTGAAGTAGCACATACTTGTTACAAAAGAAGTTATCTATAATATGCTTGTAGCTCAATGCTAGAGGAATTTCCCTAAAGTAAGAATACTGAAGAGAGACAGAACCATGCCTACTGTagatacaagaaaaaaagaatagaatGGAAATGTTTTTTCCAGCTGAACTCAGCATTGAACAAAAAGGTCTTAACAAAGCCTTAACACCCTCCCACCCCTACAATTATCTTCCAAATAAACAGGAATTTACACAGGTACTTGAACAAGATCTCGCTTTTGAAGTCTTCGCTTATTTTCTGAAATCTCTTCCAGAAAAAGCAACACATGACCAATATCCCAGTCTTTCAGTGAACAATCATGCAGAAGTATCTTGCAACATGGAGCCTTGACTAAAATGAAGATCAACACCAAAAACACTACCTTGTCTGGTCTCCCGTCTGCATCCTTTAACTGAATGTAAGGCTTTTTCCTAATTCGATTCAAATCCTCGTGTAATCCATCCAAGAGAAAAGCCAGTAGCTCCTGACAATCTTGTTGCTGATAACCAGAAAACTGTGGTGCAAATCGTCCCACTTgtgtctaaaaaaaataaatacaaatacttCTGGTACCTTACTTGCTATAAAGAGCAGATACTTCTGAGATGCTACAGCAGAAAGCTGAAAAGGGAAAACTTATAATGTTATAAAAGATAAGCTTTTCAATGGAGACAGGAGGCCAAGACTAATTCTCAAAGACAAAAGCACAAGGACAGTTGACATTTACTTAAATATCCAAGTGTTTTAACAGTTAAATGAATGGACTGCATTCAAATTCTTATTGCATATTTCTGTAAGCTTTGCATACTTAAACGACAAAACCAAATTAGCGATGTAAATTCAGGTTAAATTCCTTACTGACCTTAAATGCTCTTGGGGTAACGTAGCTGTATTTTCCTGACCACATTTGCTTGATGAGCTCTGCATAAGATTTTGCTATTTCACCTCTCATTCCTAAAGGATTGTCAAAATTCAGCTCTTCTTGGTATTTGTCATTGAGGAAGTATTCTGTAAGTGGAGGTGTGTTGCTCAGACACTGTAAACAGAAATAAGGAATTTTTAGAACAGTGATTTGAATTACTTCTAAACAAAGAATGTTTGAACTTTGTGTCTCATGCCCccacacaaaaaaagcaaaaacagcaacaacaaaaaggcagcaaaagTCTTTCCCAGAAacaaataatggttttaaaccaagACTGGCTGTAGCTATCATTACAAGGTATAGAGagataatatttttcaaaagttTTATGTCAGAATTTATTAAACATAACAGTTCAACCAACCACAATGTGACAACACAACTTACACAACTTCTATCAATGttccaagcaaacaaaagaaggTGGTTCTTGATACATGAATAGTAACTTTATGACACTCCTTGCTGAAAATTGTTATAGATGCACAAAGTTTACAGGGCCTCAAGGACAGACTACATACGTACTTGGAAAAGAGAGCCAATAGGGCTTCTTAAATCAAATTACACCATATTCAGAACAACATGTGAGCAGAAAATAGTTGAAAacagagagagattttttttttggcaggggtGGAATGAAAGGGAAAGTGAGGATGTTTACCCTATTCCTTCTCTCCTAGGCATCTGCTTAAGAATGCTGTCGAAGAGAGCAACCTATACTAGACCCTGAATTAGAATTGGTGCAGCCCTTCCTATGTTCTTCTAAATTTTGTGAAGCTGTTTAAAGCTGAAATGAGTCCAAGGAAAGCAAGGGCCTTGGTTTAGACTGAGATAAGGACTTAACGCTGTATGAGTTTGTCTCTTCTGTCAGCACTTAGAGATAGCAGGATGTAATCACTGAAGTATAATTTACAATATTAAGAAACCACTTTGACTTTTTGCGTGCTACTCCTCACattcttttaaacaaaaaattttCCATCACTTGGAAACGATCCCCATGCCATGCCTTAGATTTAGCAAAGTTTCTTCATTAAATATTATAAGCTTTTCTGCATTCTTCCTCTATTAAAGATTCCAAGAGAGGTCAAGTATTTCATCAGTCTCAGCTGCCCCTCTGCAAACGAGGGGAAGAATAAAAAATTTAGCTCCGCATACACTACTGTGTAAGTGGCAACAGTGGAGACTGTAAGAATTACAACTTTATTGAGTGGGGCAAACCAGGTTATTCCTACTTCTGCCTATCATACCTGTGTAATATTAGAAACCAAAACCAGTCACATACTATAGAGAGCTGAGTTTCATGGCCGTATCACActcatttctttctcttcctccttacCTAAAGCTTTCATGAGCTGTCAACACTGCAAAAAAATGCAGGCCCTTTTGGACACTGAGGACTGCAAAAAGTGCATTTTCCCCCTCCATAGCAAAGAGCTTTTATTCATAGTAATGGTGATCCAGACCTCCCCTTACCACACAGATCTGTGTTGCCAGTTAAAAACTGATGCCTtatggaaagtataaattaaaaacaaaacaaaacaaaaaaaggactaTTAGATGCAAGACAATCTACTAGACAGCAAAGTAATCATATTTATGTGCCCTGTTCAACCtagtggttttggggtttttgttcacTTGTTTTAAAACACAGACACAGGTAAATAAACAAGTATACTGACAGATGAAGaataacagaaatgaaaaaagttaAACAAATACAGTAAAGCTACAGAAAACCATTTGTGAACCAAAGAGGTAACAGAATGGCATTTCATTTCAGGTACTGCAGTTTCCACAagcttttttaacaaaaaaatttcTGTAAAGTGCTCCGTCTCTGAACCGAAACGTGTCATTTAGCTACAGGATCACAGGAAAAGATGGAACAGGCTGTAGAAACTACAAGACCAACTATGAGACAAACTACAGAAGAGAAGGATTGGTCTTCAGCATGACAAAGGTTAACAGTGAAATTACACAGTTCCATGTTACATTTTAATTACTTGGTGAAAAAAGGATAACAATTGTTTATGTAATCACTTCCATAATCAACCTCCAAGAAAATTAGATAAGTAATGTGACTGGACAAAACAATGCTTCATACAATTTGTGTATCAACAGTATTATGCAACACTGCATGCACTGTTGATGTCCATACACATGTGTACACACACCCTGGAAGAATTCTAAACTACTGAGTCAAAAGGAGACCTGATCACCTGTAAAGACACATATAGTTTACTGTTTAGAGAGCATACTGGTAATTAGTAGGGTGTAGGAGGCACTGTACAGAAAAATGAacaacaaataatttttatttttagtgccTTATATATCAATGCTGTAGCCTTACTGGATACTGTAATTCCAATACTAGACTATGATCTTGTTAGCAAGTCTACCTGCCCTATGAAACCTTCATATAGGTGGAAAAATCATAACAAAAATAGTGACACTCTACTTCTCTAAATCCAGATAATTTAAGTATGGGAAAACTCCGATGAAAGAGTTTGCAAGGACTCTGATTGTTTCAttgctaaaaagaaaataaaactaatgAAGAAAGACAGCCACTGAGATGGTCAGTGGCCTGGGAGAACTTGACCTGTGAGAAACGGCTGAAGCATTGAGACTTGTTCAGTCTGCAGAAGCCACTGTTTCAGGGACACTCAAGGGCAGCCGTTTAATACCTACAAGGAAGTTAAGACTGAACCAGGCTCTTCACAGCCGTGCATAGTGGGAAGACAAGGAACAAGAGGCATAAGTTGAAACAAGAGAGGTTAAGGATATAATGAAAAAGTTTTCATTGTAAGAACAGTCCAGCAGTGGAGTTGAGAGGTTGCATGGCCTTCCTGGAGGttttcaaaacccagctggatcAAGCCACAGGCAACCCCATCTGACCTCAGAGATTATGTTCTTTA
Proteins encoded in this region:
- the USP15 gene encoding ubiquitin carboxyl-terminal hydrolase 15 isoform X2, producing MAEGGAADLETQRTDVAALLKTALRKGDTWYLVDSRWFKQWKKYVGFDSWDKYQMGDQNVYPGPIDNSGLLKDGDSQSLKEHLIDELDYILLPTEGWNRLVSWYTLMEGQEPIARKVVEQGMFVKHCKVEVYLTELKLCENGNMNNVVTRRFSKADTIDTIEKEIRKIFNIPGEKETRLWNKYMSNTFEPLNKPDSTIQDAGLYQGQVLVIEQKNEDGTWPRGPSTPNVKNSNYCLQSYTAYKNYDYSEPGRHNEQPGLCGLSNLGNTCFMNSAIQCLSNTPPLTEYFLNDKYQEELNFDNPLGMRGEIAKSYAELIKQMWSGKYSYVTPRAFKTQVGRFAPQFSGYQQQDCQELLAFLLDGLHEDLNRIRKKPYIQLKDADGRPDKVVAEEAWENHLKRNDSIIVDIFHGLFKSTLVCPECAKISVTFDPFCYLTLPLPMKKERTLEVYLVRMDPLAKPMQYKVVVPKIGNILDLCTALSALSGVPADKMIVTDIYNHRFHRIFGMDENLSNIMERDDIYVFEIPINRTEDTEQVIIPVCLREKCRHTSYSHSGSSLFGQPFLIAVPRNNTEDKLYNLLLLRMCRYVKTCTESEDTEGSLHCCKDHGINGNGPNGIHEEGSPSEMETDEQDDESSQDQELPSENENSQSEDSVGGDNDSENGLCTEDTCKGQPLTGHKKRLFTFQFNNLGNTDINYIKDDTRHIRFDDRQPRLDERSFLALDWDPELKKRYFDDSAAEDFEKHESVEYKPPKKPFVKLKDCIELFTTKEKLGAEDPWYCPNCKEHQQATKKLDLWSLPPVLVVHLKRFSYSRYMRDKLDTLVGFPINDLDMSEFLINPNAGPCRYNLIAVSNHYGGMGGGHYTAFAKNKDDGKWYYFDDSSVSTACEDQIVSKAAYVLFYQRQDTISGTGFFPLDRETKQGASAATGIPLESDEDSNENDNDIENENCMHTN
- the USP15 gene encoding ubiquitin carboxyl-terminal hydrolase 15 isoform X4, which codes for MNSAIQCLSNTPPLTEYFLNDKYQEELNFDNPLGMRGEIAKSYAELIKQMWSGKYSYVTPRAFKTQVGRFAPQFSGYQQQDCQELLAFLLDGLHEDLNRIRKKPYIQLKDADGRPDKVVAEEAWENHLKRNDSIIVDIFHGLFKSTLVCPECAKISVTFDPFCYLTLPLPMKKERTLEVYLVRMDPLAKPMQYKVVVPKIGNILDLCTALSALSGVPADKMIVTDIYNHRFHRIFGMDENLSNIMERDDIYVFEIPINRTEDTEQVIIPVCLREKCRHTSYSHSGSSLFGQPFLIAVPRNNTEDKLYNLLLLRMCRYVKTCTESEDTEGSLHCCKDHGINGNGPNGIHEEGSPSEMETDEQDDESSQDQELPSENENSQSEDSVGGDNDSENGLCTEDTCKGQPLTGHKKRLFTFQFNNLGNTDINYIKDDTRHIRFDDRQPRLDERSFLALDWDPELKKRYFDDSAAEDFEKHESVEYKPPKKPFVKLKDCIELFTTKEKLGAEDPWYCPNCKEHQQATKKLDLWSLPPVLVVHLKRFSYSRYMRDKLDTLVGFPINDLDMSEFLINPNAGPCRYNLIAVSNHYGGMGGGHYTAFAKNKDDGKWYYFDDSSVSTACEDQIVSKAAYVLFYQRQDTISGTGFFPLDRETKQGASAATGIPLESDEDSNENDNDIENENCMHTN
- the USP15 gene encoding ubiquitin carboxyl-terminal hydrolase 15 isoform X3; translated protein: MAEGGAADLETQRTDVAALLKTALRKGDTWYLVDSRWFKQWKKYVGFDSWDKYQMGDQNVYPGPIDNSGLLKDGDSQSLKEHLIDELDYILLPTEGWNRLVSWYTLMEGQEPIARKVVEQGMFVKHCKVEVYLTELKLCENGNMNNVVTRRFSKADTIDTIEKEIRKIFNIPGEKETRLWNKYMSNTFEPLNKPDSTIQDAGLYQGQVLVIEQKNEDGTWPRGPSTPKSPGASNFSTLPKMSPSLSNNYNNMNNRNVKNSNYCLQSYTAYKNYDYSEPGRHNEQPGLCGLSNLGNTCFMNSAIQCLSNTPPLTEYFLNDKYQEELNFDNPLGMRGEIAKSYAELIKQMWSGKYSYVTPRAFKTQVGRFAPQFSGYQQQDCQELLAFLLDGLHEDLNRIRKKPYIQLKDADGRPDKVVAEEAWENHLKRNDSIIVDIFHGLFKSTLVCPECAKISVTFDPFCYLTLPLPMKKERTLEVYLVRMDPLAKPMQYKVVVPKIGNILDLCTALSALSGVPADKMIVTDIYNHRFHRIFGMDENLSNIMERDDIYVFEIPINRTEDTEQVIIPVCLREKCRHTSYSHSGSSLFGQPFLIAVPRNNTEDKLYNLLLLRMCRYVKTCTESEDTEGSLHCCKDHGINGNGPNGIHEEGSPSEMETDEQDDESSQDQELPSENENSQSEDSVGGDNDSENGLCTEDTCKGQPLTGHKKRLFTFQFNNLGNTDINYIKDDTRHIRFDDRQPRLDERSFLALDWDPELKKRYFDDSAAEDFEKHESVEYKPPKKPFVKLKDCIELFTTKEKLGAEDPWYCPNCKEHQQATKKLDLWSLPPVLVVHLKRFSYSRYMRDKLDTLVGFPINDLDMSEFLINPNAGPCRYNLIAVSNHYGGMGGGHFQSSICALLPETGHDQWNWLFPS
- the USP15 gene encoding ubiquitin carboxyl-terminal hydrolase 15 isoform X1 gives rise to the protein MAEGGAADLETQRTDVAALLKTALRKGDTWYLVDSRWFKQWKKYVGFDSWDKYQMGDQNVYPGPIDNSGLLKDGDSQSLKEHLIDELDYILLPTEGWNRLVSWYTLMEGQEPIARKVVEQGMFVKHCKVEVYLTELKLCENGNMNNVVTRRFSKADTIDTIEKEIRKIFNIPGEKETRLWNKYMSNTFEPLNKPDSTIQDAGLYQGQVLVIEQKNEDGTWPRGPSTPKSPGASNFSTLPKMSPSLSNNYNNMNNRNVKNSNYCLQSYTAYKNYDYSEPGRHNEQPGLCGLSNLGNTCFMNSAIQCLSNTPPLTEYFLNDKYQEELNFDNPLGMRGEIAKSYAELIKQMWSGKYSYVTPRAFKTQVGRFAPQFSGYQQQDCQELLAFLLDGLHEDLNRIRKKPYIQLKDADGRPDKVVAEEAWENHLKRNDSIIVDIFHGLFKSTLVCPECAKISVTFDPFCYLTLPLPMKKERTLEVYLVRMDPLAKPMQYKVVVPKIGNILDLCTALSALSGVPADKMIVTDIYNHRFHRIFGMDENLSNIMERDDIYVFEIPINRTEDTEQVIIPVCLREKCRHTSYSHSGSSLFGQPFLIAVPRNNTEDKLYNLLLLRMCRYVKTCTESEDTEGSLHCCKDHGINGNGPNGIHEEGSPSEMETDEQDDESSQDQELPSENENSQSEDSVGGDNDSENGLCTEDTCKGQPLTGHKKRLFTFQFNNLGNTDINYIKDDTRHIRFDDRQPRLDERSFLALDWDPELKKRYFDDSAAEDFEKHESVEYKPPKKPFVKLKDCIELFTTKEKLGAEDPWYCPNCKEHQQATKKLDLWSLPPVLVVHLKRFSYSRYMRDKLDTLVGFPINDLDMSEFLINPNAGPCRYNLIAVSNHYGGMGGGHYTAFAKNKDDGKWYYFDDSSVSTACEDQIVSKAAYVLFYQRQDTISGTGFFPLDRETKQGASAATGIPLESDEDSNENDNDIENENCMHTN